The Papaver somniferum cultivar HN1 chromosome 3, ASM357369v1, whole genome shotgun sequence genome includes a region encoding these proteins:
- the LOC113357650 gene encoding uncharacterized protein LOC113357650 isoform X2 has product MCVKALKKLPGLTCLVVVVLEEFETYEYARRCTFKVDSFFYRDPDEAKDQETDEGAAPVAYFGVADRISNDQWVVIPNGKVRFQHIKRKQTHYHLAYPLDGKYRKESRPKNKAKQETVLEAITSIQPNKNDPSCVVQLS; this is encoded by the exons ATGTGTGTGAAAGCATTGAAAAAATTACCGGGCTTAACATGTTTGGTCGTAGTTGTTCTGGAGGAATTCGAAACTTATGAATATGCAAGACGGTGTACATTCAAG GTGGATTCATTCTTCTACAGGGATCCTGACGAAGCCAAGGATCAGGAAACAGATGAGGGTGCTGCTCCAGTGGCCTATTTTGGTGTTGCTGATAGGATTTCTAATGATCAATGGGTGGTGATACCCAATGGGAAG GTTAGATTTCAACATATAAAGAGAAAACAAACCCATTATCATCTAGCGTACCCTCTCGATGGAAA GTATAGAAAGGAATCTAGACCAAAGAACAAGGCGAAACAAGAAACAGTTTTGGAAGCAATCACATCAATTCAACCAAACAAAAATGATCCCTCATGTGTCGTCCAACTCTCTTAG
- the LOC113357650 gene encoding uncharacterized protein LOC113357650 isoform X1: protein MEKWIAAYEEEKVHVKLTNYGDTCICNNRVVLEEFETYEYARRCTFKVDSFFYRDPDEAKDQETDEGAAPVAYFGVADRISNDQWVVIPNGKVRFQHIKRKQTHYHLAYPLDGKYRKESRPKNKAKQETVLEAITSIQPNKNDPSCVVQLS from the exons ATGGAGAAGTGGATTGCTGCCTATGAGGAAGAGAAGGTACATGTGAAGTTGACAAACTACG GTGATACATGTATCTGCAACAATAGAG TTGTTCTGGAGGAATTCGAAACTTATGAATATGCAAGACGGTGTACATTCAAG GTGGATTCATTCTTCTACAGGGATCCTGACGAAGCCAAGGATCAGGAAACAGATGAGGGTGCTGCTCCAGTGGCCTATTTTGGTGTTGCTGATAGGATTTCTAATGATCAATGGGTGGTGATACCCAATGGGAAG GTTAGATTTCAACATATAAAGAGAAAACAAACCCATTATCATCTAGCGTACCCTCTCGATGGAAA GTATAGAAAGGAATCTAGACCAAAGAACAAGGCGAAACAAGAAACAGTTTTGGAAGCAATCACATCAATTCAACCAAACAAAAATGATCCCTCATGTGTCGTCCAACTCTCTTAG